From one Halothece sp. PCC 7418 genomic stretch:
- a CDS encoding glycosyltransferase family 2 protein — protein sequence MELAKMNPKVSINIPAYNAENYIAQAIESALKQNESNIEVIVVDDGSTDQTAEVVKRFTDKRLKLFTNQYNRGTSYTRNRALTESQGEWIAPLDADDWYATERIHKLLQVADRENADLVADDVYFVGDDREQVVASLFCVAKENFNRVRLIDPVTFIELDGKPARKSPHLGLTKPLIKRNFLLQNHLKYHESLQATVDFHLYMMCLINQARFVTIPEAYYYYRRSRSGSLSSGKRLKMLKQKRYANLDFLAQAAVHENPQLLQSISQFVSQIDQELAYYSAIQPLKEKGLFLGLREILRDRARFALLVKQIPELMKRRFFRI from the coding sequence ATGGAACTTGCGAAGATGAATCCTAAGGTATCGATTAATATTCCAGCCTATAACGCCGAGAACTATATTGCTCAAGCGATTGAATCTGCCTTAAAACAAAATGAGTCTAATATTGAAGTGATTGTCGTTGATGATGGTTCTACTGATCAAACAGCAGAGGTGGTCAAACGTTTTACTGACAAGCGTCTTAAACTTTTTACGAATCAATATAACCGAGGCACTAGCTATACCCGTAATCGAGCTCTTACCGAGTCTCAAGGGGAATGGATTGCTCCTTTAGATGCAGATGACTGGTATGCAACAGAAAGGATTCATAAGCTCTTGCAGGTGGCTGATCGTGAAAACGCCGACTTGGTTGCTGATGATGTCTATTTTGTGGGAGATGATAGGGAACAGGTGGTGGCAAGTTTGTTTTGTGTCGCCAAGGAGAACTTTAATCGCGTTCGATTGATTGATCCAGTCACTTTTATTGAATTGGATGGAAAGCCTGCACGAAAAAGTCCTCATCTTGGATTAACTAAGCCTTTAATTAAACGTAATTTTTTACTTCAAAATCATCTTAAGTATCATGAATCTTTGCAAGCGACTGTTGATTTTCATTTGTATATGATGTGTCTGATTAATCAGGCTCGCTTTGTGACTATTCCCGAGGCTTACTATTATTATCGACGATCGCGCTCTGGGTCTCTTTCCAGTGGCAAACGCTTAAAAATGTTAAAGCAAAAACGCTATGCTAATTTAGATTTTTTAGCGCAAGCAGCAGTGCATGAAAATCCTCAGTTATTGCAGTCTATCTCTCAATTCGTCTCCCAAATTGACCAAGAGCTTGCTTACTATAGTGCAATACAACCGCTCAAAGAGAAAGGATTGTTTTTAGGCTTGAGGGAAATCCTGCGCGATCGCGCTCGTTTCGCCCTCTTGGTTAAGCAAATTCCAGAACTAATGAAACGTCGTTTTTTTAGAATTTGA
- a CDS encoding glycosyltransferase family 4 protein, which translates to MSETIDTQIPKSSREKNRQAQKLVLFDLAIYGHHPAYIQYLVQYWCEQQWQGHLDIVVSPQFLQAHGEVVATAHSQKNINFVPIRVAEETALKPRHSSLSRHHRAWQEWQLLCQYVEQLGANHCLIMYFDPYQLPLALGAKPPCRFSGIYFRPTLHYSKFPNYVQTWKSQLQQWREKWLLRKTLQNSRLQTLFTLDPFAVQAINQFCPQQKVIHLSDPVVIPDSTRFESNHLRETLGVESGRKVFLLFGALTRRKGIYQLLEAVHLLPSSLCEKLCLAFVGKASPKEQNKLQAHIAALREVQPVQVIETYKFICEQQVPVYFQMADVVLAIYQQHVGMSGILLLAAAAQKPVLSSDYGLMGEMTRRHQLGLVVDSTQPQEIVKGLALFLLESPAQEWDCNQMKQFAAQNSPQRFAQTILENI; encoded by the coding sequence TTGAGCGAAACAATTGACACTCAAATTCCAAAATCGAGTCGGGAAAAAAATAGGCAAGCGCAGAAGCTAGTCCTGTTTGATCTCGCCATTTATGGGCATCATCCCGCTTATATTCAATATCTTGTTCAATACTGGTGCGAACAACAATGGCAAGGGCACTTAGATATTGTTGTCTCCCCTCAGTTTTTACAAGCTCATGGTGAGGTAGTCGCAACAGCCCACAGCCAGAAAAACATCAATTTTGTCCCCATCCGGGTAGCGGAAGAAACTGCTCTCAAACCAAGACATTCAAGCCTCAGTCGCCATCATCGTGCATGGCAAGAGTGGCAACTTTTATGTCAATACGTTGAGCAGTTGGGGGCAAATCATTGTTTAATCATGTATTTTGACCCCTATCAATTACCACTAGCCTTAGGCGCTAAACCCCCCTGTCGTTTTTCTGGCATCTATTTTCGACCGACTTTGCATTATTCCAAGTTCCCGAACTATGTACAGACTTGGAAAAGCCAACTGCAACAATGGCGGGAAAAATGGCTTTTAAGGAAGACTTTACAAAACTCACGCCTGCAAACCTTATTCACCCTTGATCCGTTCGCGGTGCAAGCGATCAATCAGTTTTGTCCACAACAGAAAGTAATTCATTTATCAGATCCCGTCGTGATTCCTGATTCAACTAGATTCGAGTCTAATCACTTAAGAGAAACCTTAGGGGTTGAGTCGGGACGGAAAGTATTTCTTTTATTTGGGGCTTTGACTAGGCGCAAAGGGATTTATCAGCTTTTAGAAGCCGTTCACTTGTTACCTTCATCCCTCTGCGAAAAATTATGCTTAGCATTTGTGGGAAAAGCCAGTCCAAAAGAGCAAAACAAGCTCCAAGCTCACATCGCAGCCCTTCGTGAAGTTCAACCCGTGCAAGTGATTGAGACGTATAAATTTATCTGTGAACAACAGGTTCCCGTCTATTTTCAAATGGCAGATGTGGTTTTAGCGATCTATCAGCAGCACGTGGGGATGAGTGGCATTTTACTCTTAGCTGCTGCTGCCCAAAAGCCAGTTTTATCCTCTGATTACGGGCTTATGGGAGAAATGACCCGTCGCCATCAGTTGGGCTTAGTGGTCGATTCCACTCAACCTCAGGAAATTGTCAAAGGATTGGCTCTCTTTCTATTAGAGTCTCCTGCACAAGAGTGGGATTGTAATCAAATGAAGCAGTTTGCTGCTCAAAATTCACCGCAACGTTTTGCACAAACCATTCTGGAAAATATATGA
- a CDS encoding aldo/keto reductase — protein sequence MEYRPFGNTSLKASVIGLGCSRLGGNLSQGNRKEAVKMLHFALDSGVNFYDTADSYGQGQSEILLGKTLKSHREQVILATKAGYFLSPLGKVAAKFKPIVKPVARSLRAVKSSPGKANSLSNVRSSLLRQNFNQRYIIKAVEKSLKRLQTDYLDLFQLHSPPTDILQTTEIWQTLETLKQQGKIRYYGVSCDTVEDAFICLQQPNLSSLQLEINALKQDAITQILPLAKQNNVAIIARQPFASGQLSTKRRQEKRNLFQTALQFVLQQEGVSVVIPGASSCQHLKSNLDSLKATPLSAEELKLFLTHIQAQTYDY from the coding sequence ATGGAATATCGACCGTTTGGGAATACGAGCTTAAAAGCCTCAGTCATTGGTTTAGGCTGTTCTCGTTTAGGAGGAAATTTAAGCCAAGGAAACCGTAAAGAAGCGGTAAAAATGCTTCATTTTGCTCTCGATTCTGGTGTTAATTTTTATGATACCGCAGATAGTTATGGTCAAGGACAAAGTGAAATTTTACTTGGGAAAACATTGAAATCTCATCGAGAACAGGTTATCTTGGCAACCAAAGCGGGTTACTTTCTTTCGCCATTGGGAAAAGTAGCAGCAAAATTTAAGCCCATTGTTAAACCAGTCGCGCGATCGTTACGTGCTGTAAAATCTTCTCCAGGTAAGGCTAATTCTCTCTCTAATGTGCGTTCTTCTCTATTGCGCCAAAACTTTAATCAAAGATATATTATTAAGGCAGTTGAAAAGAGTTTGAAACGATTACAAACCGATTATTTAGATCTGTTTCAACTTCATAGCCCCCCAACAGATATTTTACAAACAACAGAAATTTGGCAAACCTTAGAAACGCTTAAACAACAGGGGAAAATTCGCTATTATGGCGTTTCTTGCGACACGGTTGAAGATGCTTTCATTTGTTTACAACAGCCAAACTTATCCAGTCTTCAATTAGAAATTAATGCCTTAAAACAAGATGCAATTACACAAATTTTACCCCTTGCTAAGCAAAACAATGTAGCAATTATTGCTCGCCAACCTTTCGCGTCTGGTCAACTATCAACCAAAAGACGACAAGAAAAACGTAACTTATTTCAAACCGCCTTACAGTTTGTATTGCAACAAGAGGGGGTTTCTGTGGTGATTCCTGGGGCGAGTAGCTGTCAGCACTTAAAAAGTAATCTCGATAGCTTAAAAGCAACTCCTTTATCAGCAGAAGAATTAAAACTTTTCCTAACTCATATTCAAGCTCAAACTTATGATTATTGA
- a CDS encoding glycosyltransferase produces the protein MRILLVHNQYQQLGGEDTIFKTEADLLESYGHEVIRYVIHNDRIKEMTALALAKATFWNHPVYQELRALIQAKRPQIAHFHNTFPLISPAAYYAAKQEGVPVVQTLHNFRLLCANGLFFRDGKVCEMCLTQKTFIPGIIHRCYRQSTTASAAAATMVKFHDLLGTWSKTVDIFIVYSHFAHQKFIEGGLPTEKIAFKTNFLYPVPELGSGTGNYALFVGRLAPEKGTKTLLSAWQKLGHKIPLKILGDGPLAPEVHAAAERIAGIEWLGRKPLSEVYELMGEATFLIISSEWYETFGRVGIEALAKGTPLVVSQIGALAELVIPKQNGLTFQPGDADDLVTQIDWLISHPKLLKQMRSNARADFEAKYSAADNYTRLREIYTLAGAQ, from the coding sequence ATGCGCATTTTACTCGTCCATAATCAGTATCAACAACTGGGCGGAGAAGACACCATTTTTAAGACTGAAGCTGACTTATTAGAGTCTTATGGTCATGAAGTCATCCGCTACGTCATTCATAATGACCGCATCAAAGAAATGACTGCTTTAGCCTTAGCCAAAGCAACGTTTTGGAATCACCCAGTCTATCAAGAACTACGGGCTTTAATTCAAGCGAAAAGACCTCAAATAGCTCATTTTCATAATACATTTCCCTTGATTTCTCCCGCAGCTTATTATGCTGCCAAACAGGAAGGCGTTCCCGTTGTCCAAACCCTCCATAATTTTCGCTTACTCTGTGCAAATGGTTTATTTTTCCGTGACGGCAAAGTTTGCGAAATGTGTTTGACTCAAAAGACTTTTATTCCTGGCATTATTCACCGTTGCTATCGACAAAGTACAACCGCCAGTGCAGCAGCAGCAACAATGGTTAAGTTCCATGATTTACTGGGAACTTGGTCAAAAACCGTTGATATTTTTATTGTTTATAGTCATTTTGCCCATCAAAAATTCATTGAAGGGGGATTACCTACGGAAAAAATAGCCTTTAAAACCAACTTTTTATATCCCGTTCCCGAACTGGGAAGCGGAACAGGAAATTATGCTTTATTTGTCGGAAGATTAGCTCCTGAAAAAGGGACAAAAACGCTTTTGTCAGCATGGCAAAAATTAGGTCATAAAATCCCTCTAAAAATTCTCGGCGATGGACCCCTTGCACCAGAAGTCCATGCTGCTGCGGAAAGAATAGCAGGGATTGAATGGTTAGGGCGCAAACCCCTTTCAGAAGTCTATGAATTAATGGGCGAAGCTACCTTTTTGATTATTTCTTCAGAATGGTATGAAACTTTTGGTCGAGTCGGAATTGAGGCGTTAGCTAAGGGGACACCATTAGTGGTTTCTCAAATTGGAGCGTTAGCAGAATTAGTCATTCCTAAACAAAATGGTCTGACTTTTCAACCTGGTGATGCGGATGATTTAGTGACTCAAATTGATTGGTTAATCAGTCATCCCAAACTCTTAAAGCAGATGCGATCAAATGCTCGCGCTGACTTTGAGGCTAAATATTCAGCAGCAGATAATTACACTCGTCTGCGTGAAATTTATACCTTAGCAGGTGCTCAATAA
- a CDS encoding acyltransferase family protein → MDQIHSTGVSPQHVYRPEIDGLRALAVVAVIINHVNKEMLPSGYLGVDIFFVISGFVITSSLAGRSSKNFGDFLLSFYTRRIKRLVPVLVLFVLVTSLLISFFNPTPRVSLWTGITSLFGLSNLYLLKQSTDYFAASTELNVFTHTWSLGVEEQFYFLFPFLVWFTGFSRLPQKGSRNLFLIISALSVASLFAFIKLYQTHQSAAYFLMPTRFWEVGAGCILFLSLKRSPTLLRSLQAIPPVIVTLAIIGVFWIPLRFAIPATMAMVVLTALLLACLRSGTAAYDLLSQQQVVKIGLMSYSLYLWHWGVLALSRWTIGIHWWSIPFQITLIFLLALASYRYVETPLRRYHWSPVRWESIGYGIGTSVSAASLLIILIQTPNLSLYMGRTPSMMAVGVRSLSDPYSLVAVNSQWRGENCIIADNAEVGKKIVLEDCTLGNFEEAKKRVLVIGNSFSAAFTQGFDELVVSDGYAVTLVSAWGASPVKEIPNETPWDQASDYYWETVVPSLINRLQRDDWVFLINDLAGFSPKKSSSQSDLKLQQLETGLRNLSDQLSAKGIRLAILHGNPFAREANCKPVVAEKQWFSPFGGPCQLPNRQQSLLRRQDLDHLLTSLQGEGKLTVIDLFDVYCPKAECTYYAQNGQLLYRDEYSHPSVESVRLSAPIIREGLTAP, encoded by the coding sequence ATGGATCAAATTCACTCAACAGGGGTCTCTCCTCAGCACGTTTATCGACCCGAAATCGATGGACTGAGGGCACTAGCTGTGGTGGCTGTCATCATTAACCACGTTAACAAAGAGATGCTTCCCAGTGGTTACTTAGGCGTTGATATCTTCTTCGTAATTTCTGGTTTCGTGATCACTTCGTCACTCGCAGGTCGCTCCAGTAAAAACTTTGGTGATTTTCTCTTGAGTTTTTACACCAGACGGATCAAACGCTTGGTCCCAGTTTTGGTGTTGTTTGTTCTTGTCACCAGCCTTTTGATCAGTTTTTTCAACCCAACGCCAAGAGTTTCTTTATGGACAGGAATCACCTCTCTCTTCGGTCTTTCCAACCTCTACCTGTTGAAGCAGTCCACTGATTATTTTGCTGCTTCTACCGAATTAAATGTGTTTACCCATACCTGGTCTTTGGGAGTAGAAGAACAGTTTTATTTTTTATTCCCCTTTTTGGTGTGGTTCACTGGGTTCAGTCGCTTGCCCCAGAAAGGCTCAAGAAATCTATTTTTGATAATCAGCGCTCTCTCTGTTGCCTCTCTGTTTGCCTTTATTAAACTATATCAGACCCATCAATCCGCTGCTTACTTTTTAATGCCAACCCGTTTTTGGGAAGTGGGTGCCGGTTGCATACTATTTCTGAGTCTGAAACGGTCGCCAACCTTGCTTCGTTCCCTGCAAGCGATTCCCCCTGTAATCGTTACTCTTGCTATTATTGGAGTTTTTTGGATTCCCCTCCGATTTGCTATCCCAGCAACGATGGCAATGGTTGTTTTAACCGCCCTCTTACTGGCGTGTCTGCGTTCGGGAACGGCTGCTTATGATCTATTGAGCCAACAACAAGTTGTGAAGATCGGTTTGATGTCCTATTCCCTTTACTTGTGGCACTGGGGGGTCCTTGCTCTCAGTCGTTGGACAATTGGCATTCACTGGTGGTCTATCCCCTTTCAAATCACCTTAATCTTTCTCCTCGCCCTCGCTTCCTATCGCTATGTGGAAACTCCACTGCGCCGTTATCACTGGTCGCCTGTGCGCTGGGAGTCTATTGGTTATGGCATTGGTACGTCTGTTAGTGCTGCCAGTTTACTGATCATTTTAATCCAGACCCCAAATTTATCTCTCTATATGGGTCGCACTCCCTCAATGATGGCTGTGGGGGTGCGTTCCTTGAGTGACCCCTATTCACTGGTTGCGGTCAATTCCCAATGGCGTGGAGAAAACTGCATTATAGCGGACAATGCTGAGGTAGGAAAAAAAATTGTTTTAGAGGACTGCACCCTTGGCAATTTTGAGGAGGCAAAGAAAAGGGTGTTGGTGATTGGCAATTCATTTTCAGCAGCGTTTACGCAGGGGTTTGATGAGTTAGTGGTTTCTGATGGATACGCGGTCACGCTGGTCTCCGCTTGGGGGGCCTCTCCTGTGAAAGAAATTCCCAATGAAACGCCTTGGGATCAAGCCAGCGACTACTATTGGGAGACGGTTGTACCCAGTCTGATCAATCGTCTCCAAAGGGATGACTGGGTGTTTTTAATTAATGATCTGGCTGGTTTCTCTCCGAAAAAAAGCTCATCTCAAAGCGATTTGAAGTTGCAGCAATTGGAAACGGGATTGCGTAACCTATCGGATCAATTGTCTGCAAAAGGGATTCGTTTGGCGATTCTTCATGGTAACCCGTTTGCCCGAGAAGCCAACTGTAAACCAGTGGTTGCAGAAAAACAGTGGTTTTCTCCGTTTGGGGGGCCGTGTCAGTTGCCCAACCGCCAGCAGTCTCTGTTACGGCGACAAGATTTAGATCACCTTCTCACTTCCCTGCAAGGAGAAGGAAAATTAACCGTGATCGATTTATTTGATGTTTATTGTCCGAAAGCAGAATGCACGTATTACGCCCAAAATGGTCAACTGCTCTATCGAGATGAATACTCTCACCCTTCGGTTGAAAGTGTCCGTTTGTCTGCTCCCATTATCCGTGAAGGTCTCACTGCACCCTAA
- a CDS encoding bifunctional 2-polyprenyl-6-hydroxyphenol methylase/3-demethylubiquinol 3-O-methyltransferase UbiG: MSLNTKIKIPKNEKRNIEQIQEHYEIEKELAEKLRNSTLEDRQSLYTSLYDELFQKVPLHPQLTRKSSPEAVAWLVTQRMKFLQPFLRENLTFLEVGPGDCSLSIAVAKQVKQVYAVDVSNEITKNINSPPNFQFMISDGRSIPVPENSIDIAYSHQLMEHLHPDDAFAQLQNIYQALTPRGIYICITPHRLSGPHDISKYFDEVATGFHLKEYTVTELYQLFRQVGFSQVSLYKSHQQLSFKIPLNFLTILIFQGCENILMLLPFGLRKKIASLPILFRGMTIVGRK, translated from the coding sequence ATGTCCCTCAACACAAAAATTAAAATCCCCAAAAACGAAAAGAGAAATATAGAGCAAATTCAAGAACATTATGAAATTGAAAAGGAACTCGCTGAAAAATTGCGGAACTCGACTTTAGAAGACAGACAATCTTTATATACGAGTCTTTACGATGAACTCTTTCAAAAAGTGCCTCTCCATCCGCAACTGACACGGAAATCAAGCCCAGAAGCCGTTGCTTGGTTGGTCACTCAACGGATGAAATTTCTCCAGCCTTTCTTGAGGGAAAATCTAACATTTTTAGAAGTCGGTCCTGGGGATTGTAGTTTATCAATCGCCGTTGCTAAACAGGTGAAACAGGTTTATGCCGTTGATGTTTCTAATGAAATTACTAAAAATATTAACTCTCCTCCTAACTTTCAATTCATGATTTCTGATGGTCGTAGTATCCCAGTTCCTGAAAATAGCATCGATATTGCTTACAGCCATCAATTGATGGAACATCTTCATCCTGATGATGCCTTCGCGCAACTGCAAAATATCTATCAAGCCTTAACTCCGAGGGGGATTTATATCTGTATTACCCCCCATCGCTTATCGGGACCTCACGATATTTCTAAGTATTTTGATGAAGTGGCAACGGGATTTCATCTTAAAGAATATACGGTAACCGAACTCTATCAACTATTTCGACAGGTTGGTTTCTCGCAAGTGAGTTTATATAAAAGTCATCAGCAACTTTCTTTCAAAATTCCTTTGAATTTTCTCACGATATTGATATTTCAAGGCTGTGAAAATATCTTGATGTTGTTGCCTTTTGGCTTAAGAAAAAAAATCGCCAGTCTTCCGATCTTATTTCGAGGAATGACAATTGTAGGAAGGAAGTAA
- a CDS encoding glycosyltransferase, with translation MNDSTSLIALFAGGGVGGSQTNVSVYLLSGIALQGYKVEMVTLTSTKSELLAFYREVEGFEQVNVYPLQVSNASRSLLPLVQYYRHQQPTVMFSQLTYFNAIATIAKTLAHVQTANILLEGTLLSKMIKSDSQFSPKLMLVPLLAKFTYPFAQGFIGKSQDVLLDTKQVVGQRFNRVPSTVLPNPYPFDRFRKLAQETVDHPWFKTSEVPIIIASGRLCEQKGFDTLLQAFAQVRSTQPCRLVILGEGPDRPKLEALIKRLQLTAEVWMPGRLSNPWKYVAHSTIFVLASRWEGWPSALMEAMACGLPVITTDCPGDGKKMVEHETNGLIVPTDNVMQLQTALLKLLQNQDYRAKIAKKAKESVLSYDYRFISQKYLSFADFIVQNQFTKS, from the coding sequence ATGAATGATTCTACCAGTTTAATTGCTCTCTTTGCGGGGGGCGGAGTCGGCGGTTCGCAAACCAATGTCAGTGTTTATCTGTTGAGCGGAATTGCTTTACAAGGATACAAGGTTGAGATGGTGACTCTGACTTCAACGAAATCGGAATTACTTGCTTTTTATCGGGAAGTAGAAGGGTTTGAACAGGTTAATGTTTATCCCTTGCAAGTGTCCAATGCCTCGCGATCGCTGCTTCCTTTAGTTCAATACTATCGACACCAACAGCCAACGGTGATGTTTTCTCAACTGACTTACTTCAACGCGATCGCGACAATTGCCAAAACCCTCGCTCACGTACAGACTGCCAATATCCTATTAGAAGGAACGCTTCTGAGCAAAATGATTAAAAGCGATTCCCAGTTTTCGCCAAAATTAATGTTAGTTCCGTTACTGGCGAAATTCACTTATCCCTTTGCCCAAGGGTTTATCGGCAAAAGTCAAGATGTCCTTCTCGACACCAAGCAAGTGGTGGGTCAAAGATTCAACCGAGTCCCCAGTACCGTTTTACCGAATCCTTACCCCTTTGATCGCTTTCGGAAACTTGCCCAAGAAACGGTGGATCATCCTTGGTTTAAAACATCGGAAGTACCGATTATTATTGCTTCGGGTCGCCTTTGTGAACAAAAAGGATTTGACACCCTCTTACAAGCCTTTGCCCAAGTGCGCTCAACCCAACCCTGTCGTCTGGTCATATTAGGAGAAGGTCCCGACCGTCCAAAACTAGAAGCACTGATCAAACGATTGCAATTGACCGCAGAGGTTTGGATGCCAGGGCGCCTCAGCAATCCTTGGAAATACGTGGCTCATTCGACAATCTTCGTGCTGGCCTCACGCTGGGAAGGATGGCCCTCAGCACTGATGGAAGCAATGGCTTGTGGCTTACCCGTCATCACCACTGATTGTCCTGGGGATGGGAAAAAAATGGTGGAACATGAAACCAACGGTCTCATTGTCCCCACAGATAACGTCATGCAGCTGCAAACTGCTCTCCTGAAACTCCTCCAAAATCAGGATTATCGAGCAAAAATTGCCAAAAAAGCAAAAGAAAGCGTTTTAAGCTACGACTATCGCTTTATTTCTCAAAAATATCTCAGTTTTGCTGATTTTATTGTTCAAAATCAATTCACCAAATCATGA
- a CDS encoding glycosyltransferase family 4 protein — translation MNMKILVSAYACEPNRGSEPGVGWNIAWELAKQNEVWVLTRPDDGREAIEAELTRNPQPNLRFVYFTLPLFGGFWQWGSVAFVLHYYLWQIQAYFVAKKLHQQIQFDVAHHVTFVRYSSPSFISLLPIPFVWGTVGGAESAPRAFWKNFNGRARIYEILRALAHKVGENDPFARLTAQRSAIARVTTEDTAKPVRKMGADQVTIVPEAALSKSEIETLSHCPILDQSRLRFISMGRLLHWKGFDLGLKAFAQANLPDAEYWILGEGVEAEKLRRLAQTLGVQQQVKFWGRLNRSQTFDKLSQCQVLVHPSLHDSGGWVCLEGMAAGRPILCLDLGGPGVQVTPETGIKIPAHTPEQAVQDLSQAMVYLAQDSQQRSRMGQAGRDLVQKLYNWEVKAQELTQLYQELSLKKKITPHL, via the coding sequence ATGAACATGAAAATTTTAGTGTCTGCGTATGCCTGTGAACCGAATCGCGGTTCAGAACCGGGTGTGGGCTGGAATATTGCTTGGGAACTGGCAAAACAGAATGAAGTTTGGGTTCTCACGAGACCTGATGATGGTCGAGAAGCAATTGAAGCGGAACTGACTCGGAATCCGCAGCCGAATCTACGATTTGTTTATTTTACTTTGCCCCTTTTCGGGGGCTTTTGGCAATGGGGGTCAGTTGCGTTTGTTTTACATTACTATCTGTGGCAAATTCAGGCTTATTTTGTTGCGAAAAAACTACACCAACAAATTCAGTTTGATGTTGCCCACCATGTTACGTTTGTCCGCTATTCTAGCCCCAGTTTTATTTCCCTGTTGCCGATTCCGTTTGTGTGGGGAACGGTGGGTGGTGCGGAATCTGCCCCGAGGGCGTTTTGGAAAAATTTTAACGGGAGAGCTAGGATTTATGAGATTCTACGAGCATTAGCCCATAAGGTGGGAGAAAATGATCCCTTTGCTCGTTTAACGGCTCAAAGAAGCGCGATCGCGCGAGTAACAACTGAAGATACAGCGAAACCAGTGCGGAAAATGGGCGCGGATCAAGTCACCATTGTCCCTGAAGCTGCTTTATCCAAATCAGAAATCGAAACCCTCTCTCATTGTCCTATTTTAGATCAGTCTCGGTTGCGGTTCATTAGTATGGGGCGTTTGCTGCATTGGAAAGGATTTGATTTAGGGCTGAAAGCCTTTGCCCAAGCTAATTTACCCGATGCAGAATATTGGATTTTAGGGGAAGGAGTGGAAGCGGAAAAGTTACGCCGATTAGCGCAAACCTTAGGCGTTCAACAGCAAGTCAAATTCTGGGGACGTTTAAATCGCTCTCAAACCTTTGACAAACTCAGTCAGTGTCAGGTTTTAGTTCATCCTAGCTTGCATGATTCTGGAGGCTGGGTTTGCTTAGAAGGAATGGCTGCGGGTCGCCCGATCCTTTGTTTGGATTTAGGCGGACCAGGGGTGCAAGTGACTCCTGAAACTGGCATTAAAATTCCTGCCCACACACCAGAACAAGCCGTACAGGATCTCTCACAAGCAATGGTCTATTTAGCCCAAGATAGCCAGCAGCGATCGCGCATGGGACAAGCTGGTCGCGACTTGGTGCAAAAACTTTATAACTGGGAAGTCAAAGCGCAAGAATTAACCCAACTTTATCAAGAACTCAGTCTCAAAAAAAAGATAACCCCTCATCTATAA
- a CDS encoding glycosyltransferase family 4 protein, which produces MLIQERRIAWLLPSAFYYWQPSLSEFSKQFPQTKVFTGRWVGFARGYENTLDIEVVGERKVFRRTSKQQGYGSGFTYLSPSIIRSLFQFRPKLIFTCSFGIWTLLALLFKGFGGWRVVIVYEGSAPGVDFIHSPLRLLLRQLMMRAADGAISNSQAGRNYLTEVLGGEKERVLAYPFEIPSPKTWSHPVQDQELSQFQFPHPIFLFVGRLLPRKGLHLLLEACHLLKQQGYNHFTVLVVGDGEQRQALETYCRDHELDDCIEWVGLVAYEKLSVYFECADVFILPTLEDTWGVVVLEAMLFGKPVFCSQGAGTAELIIDGENGYVFDPKQPQQLAKLMANAIALPDQISLMAAKSRQTIAQYTPEAAAQFLAQVVAAIA; this is translated from the coding sequence ATGCTAATACAAGAACGTCGGATCGCTTGGCTCCTGCCCTCTGCATTTTACTACTGGCAGCCGAGTCTGAGCGAATTTAGCAAACAATTTCCCCAAACCAAAGTCTTTACTGGTCGTTGGGTGGGATTTGCTCGCGGTTATGAAAACACACTGGATATCGAAGTCGTCGGTGAAAGGAAAGTGTTTCGGAGAACTTCTAAACAACAGGGTTATGGTTCTGGGTTTACTTACTTATCTCCCAGCATTATTCGATCCTTGTTTCAGTTTAGACCGAAGCTAATTTTTACCTGCTCCTTTGGGATCTGGACGCTACTGGCTTTACTCTTCAAAGGTTTCGGCGGTTGGCGCGTGGTGATTGTCTATGAAGGGAGTGCGCCTGGGGTTGACTTTATCCATTCCCCCTTGCGCCTTTTGCTCCGTCAATTAATGATGAGGGCTGCTGATGGTGCGATTAGTAATTCTCAAGCGGGAAGGAATTACTTAACTGAGGTGCTGGGAGGGGAGAAAGAGCGCGTTTTGGCTTATCCGTTTGAAATTCCCTCTCCTAAAACTTGGTCGCATCCTGTACAGGATCAGGAATTGTCTCAATTCCAATTTCCGCATCCGATTTTTCTCTTTGTGGGACGACTCTTACCGCGAAAAGGACTGCACTTGCTGTTAGAAGCCTGTCATCTTTTGAAGCAACAGGGATATAACCATTTTACTGTGCTCGTCGTGGGAGATGGAGAACAAAGACAAGCATTGGAAACTTATTGTCGAGACCATGAGTTAGATGACTGCATTGAATGGGTGGGTTTGGTGGCTTATGAAAAACTATCGGTTTATTTTGAATGCGCTGACGTTTTTATTCTCCCCACCTTAGAAGATACGTGGGGGGTTGTGGTTTTAGAAGCGATGTTGTTTGGAAAGCCTGTGTTTTGTTCTCAGGGTGCAGGAACCGCCGAATTAATTATCGATGGCGAAAACGGCTATGTGTTTGACCCCAAGCAACCGCAACAGTTAGCCAAATTGATGGCAAACGCGATCGCGCTTCCTGATCAAATCTCGCTCATGGCAGCCAAATCACGACAAACGATCGCGCAATATACTCCAGAAGCAGCAGCCCAGTTTTTAGCTCAGGTCGTCGCAGCGATCGCGTAA